A region of Homo sapiens chromosome X, GRCh38.p14 Primary Assembly DNA encodes the following proteins:
- the FAM156B gene encoding protein FAM156A/FAM156B — MDPLQKRNPASPSKSSPMTAAETSQEGPAPSQPSYSEQPMMGLSNLSPGPGPSQAVPLPEGLLRQRYREEKTLEERRWERLEFLQRKKAFLRHVRRRHRDHMAPYAVGREARISPLGDRSQNRFRCECRYCQSHRPNLSGIPGESNRAPHPSSWETLVQGLSGLTLSLGTNQPGPLPEAALQPQETEEKRQRERQQESKIMFQRLLKQWLEEN, encoded by the coding sequence ATGGATCCACTCCAGAAACGGAATCCAGCATCGCCTTCCAAATCTTCCCCGATGACAGCTGCAGAGACTTCCCAGGAAGGTCCAGCGCCCTCTCAGCCTTCGTACTCAGAACAGCCGATGATGGGCCTCAGTAACCTGAGCCCCGGTCCTGGCCCCAGCCAGGCCGTGCCTCTCCCAGAGGGGCTGCTCCGCCAGCGGTACAGAGAGGAGAAGACCCTGGAAGAGCGGCGGTGGGAGAGGCTGGAGTTCCTTCAGAGGAAGAAAGCATTCCTGCGGCATGTGAGGAGGAGACACCGCGATCACATGGCCCCCTATGCTGTTGGGAGGGAAGCCAGAATCTCCCCATTAGGTGACAGAAGTCAGAATCGATTCCGATGTGAATGTCGATACTGCCAGAGCCACAGGCCGAATCTTTCTGGGATCCCTGGGGAGAGTAACAGGGCCCCACATCCCTCCTCCTGGGAGACGCTGGTGCAGGGCCTCAGTGGCTTGACTCTCAGCCTAGGCACCAACCAGCCCGGGCCTCTGCCTGAAGCGGCACTCCAGCCACAGGAGACAGAGGAGAAGCGCCAGCGAGAGAGGCAGCAGGAGAGCAAAATAATGTTTCAGAGGCTGCTCAAGCAGTGGTTAGAGGAAAACTGA